The following are encoded together in the Citrus sinensis cultivar Valencia sweet orange chromosome 1, DVS_A1.0, whole genome shotgun sequence genome:
- the LOC102607663 gene encoding UDP-galactose/UDP-glucose transporter 7 isoform X1, producing the protein METSTDAEISPFLGLFAALSYGVSSMAMVFINKAVIMQYAHSMTLLTLQQLATALLIQAGRQMGYTKSKAIDLMTAKKLLPVSLFYNANVAFALASLKGVNIPMYIAIKRLTPLAVLVAGFFSGKGKPTTQVTLSVLLTATGCVIAALGDFSFDLSGYSMALTSVFFQTMYLVLVEKSGAEDGLSSVEIMFYNSFLSLPFLVFLIIVTGEFPGSLSLLFSKSNSFSFLVILILSLVMGIILNFTMFLCTIVNSALTTTIVGVLKGVGSTTLGFVVLGGVQVRALNVTGLLINTAGGVWYSYAKYQQKKKKLPKSDVEAYRK; encoded by the exons ATGGAAACGAGCACTGATGCAGAAATATCACCGTTTTTGGG TTTGTTTGCTGCCTTATCATATGGGGTTTCTTCAATGGCAATGGTTTTCATTAATAAGGCAGTTATCATGCAGTATGCTCACTCGATGACCCTCCTTACTTTACAG CAATTGGCGACCGCGTTGCTTATACAAGCTGGTCGACAAATGGGATATACAAAATCCAAAGCAATAGATTTGATGACAGCTAAAAAGCTTCTGCCAGTTTCACTTTTTTACAATGCTAATGTGGCATTTGCTCTGGCAAGCTTGAAAGGGGTCAACATTCCAATGTACATTGCTATAAAACGACTCACACCACTTGCGGTGCTGGTTGCTGGGTTCTTTTCAGGAAAGGGAAAACCTACAACTCAG GTAACACTTTCAGTTCTATTGACTGCTACTGGGTGTGTTATAGCAGCTCTGGGAGATTTTTCTTTCGACCTCTCTGGGTACAGCATGGCCCTGACCTCTGTTTTTTTCCAG ACCATGTACCTTGTATTAGTTGAGAAATCTGGTGCAGAGGATGGGCTTTCTTCAGTTGAGATAATGTTCTATAACAGCTTCCTTTCTCTTCCATTTTTGGTATTTCTCATCATAGTTACAGGAGAGTTTCCCGGCtcattgtcattattattttcaaag AGTaactccttttcttttttggtgatccttattctttctttggtgaTGGGCATCATTCTCAACTTTACCATGTTCTTATGTACCATTGTCAATTCTGCTCTAACCACAACAATTGTTGGAGTCCTCAAAGGCGTTGGGTCCACG ACCCTTGGTTTTGTCGTGCTGGGTGGTGTGCAAGTGCGTGCTTTGAATGTGACTGGATTACTTATTAACACAGCTGGTGGTGTATGGTAttcatacgcaaaatatcagcaaaagaagaagaaattaccAAAATCTGATGTGGAGGCTTATCGTAAATAG
- the LOC102607963 gene encoding ubiquitin carboxyl-terminal hydrolase 18, producing the protein MHVGGITVDLNWFLQLILTVFIIAFGLLHLVKNTASKYFEVDANFEGGTTTDRSNGHAMSSSVPSGSSDDLSCIVCGNPGSKKCSRCKSVRYCSSKCQTSHWQSGHKRKCKDIGKINSVQGPRSDFGSKISSTGGKNFSGIALVPTHGTSKVIKKPREILFPYDEFLKLFNWDKPGFAPCGLLNCGNSCFANVVLQCLTYTRPLVAYLLEKGHRKECGRDDWCFLCEFQTHVEKASQSSHPFSPMSILSRLPNIGGNLGYGRQEDAHEFMRFAIDTMQSICLDEFGGEKAVPPRSQETTLIQHIFGGHLQSQVICSKCNNISNQYENMMDLTVEIHGDAASLEECLDQFTAKEWLDGDNMYKCDGCNDYVKAWKRLTVQRAPNILTIALKRFQSGRFGKLNKRVTFPETLDLSPYMSDGGDRTDVYKLYAVVVHVDMLNASFFGHYICYVKDFRGHWYRVDDCKVTSVDLEEVLSQGAYMLLYNRVSARPSYLVDTESSSSRKEEPSAVNAETEPKEVECSSTMESINPNSRSLSLPCDDFSHLRVSSCKSKSAGAIDPQAVPAHFKDTNVDNIESSSNGVFSHESHSSSFGLNSEDLRVDAMDVDTANAQSSSWDRQDFSNCNGKLSEAKRGIQDDMNIDDPETSLSVPKAVPCLDSDSEAVLKDTEGMNIVKSEPSSLAAKDIKVCGSICPCPSETSSATLYNWKHETPFNGLDDDENGFKRVGIEEEISQ; encoded by the exons ATGCATGTCGGAGGAATAACAGTGGATCTGAACTGGTTCTTGCAATTGATATTAACAGTATTTATAATCGCGTTCGGTTTGCTTCACTTGGTTAAGAATACGGCGTCGAAGTACTTCGAGGTCGACGCCAATTTCGAAGGCGGCACCACCACCGATCGCAGCAACGGACACGCAATGTCGTCGTCTGTTCCTTCGGGCTCGTCGGACGACCTTTCGTGCATCGTCTGCGGCAATCCCGGCTCCAAAAAGTGTTCTCGTTGTAAATCTGTCCGTTACTG CTCATCAAAATGCCAAACGAGCCACTGGCAGTCTGGgcacaaaagaaaatgcaaggATATTGGCAAAATAAATTCAGTGCAGGGTCCCAGAAGTGATTTTGGGTCAAAAATTTCCAGTACTGGGGGTAAAAACTTTTCTGGGATTGCACTGGTTCCTACTCATGGAACTTCTAAGGTTATAAAAAAGCCAAGAGAG ATTCTTTTCCCTTATGATGAGTTTTTGAAACTTTTCAACTGGGACAAGCCTGGATTTGCTCCTTGTGGCCTTCTAAATTGTGGAAACAG CTGCTTTGCAAATGTGGTTTTACAATGCCTTACATACACAAGACCGCTGGTTGCATATCTGTTGGAGAAAGGCCATCGGAAAGAGT GTGGACGTGATGATTGGTGCTTCCTTTGTGAATTTCAGACACATGTTGAAAAAGCAAGCCAAAGTTCGCATCCCTTTTCACCAATGAGTATCCTCTCACGGTTACCTAACATTGGTGGTAATCTTGGTTATGGAAGACAAGAGGATGCTCATGAGTTTATGAG ATTTGCTATTGATACTATGCAATCAATTTGTCTTGATGAATTTGGTGGAGAAAAAGCTGTTCCACCTAGGTCACAGGAGACAACACTTATTCAACATATCTTCGGTGGTCACCTTCAATCACAG GTGATATGTTCAAAATGCAACAATATTTCAAACCAGTATGAAAATATGATGGATTTAACGGTTGAAATTCATGGAGATGCTGCATCATTGGAGGAATGTCTTGATCAATTTACTGCCAAAGAGTGGCTTGATGGAGATAATATGTATAAATGTGATGG ATGCAATGACTATGTTAAGGCCTGGAAGCGGTTAACCGTTCAACGAGCTCCGAACATTCTCACAATTGCCTTAAAAAGATTTCAG AGCGGAAGATTTGGGAAACTTAACAAAAGAGTTACTTTTCCTGAGACTTTGGACCTAAGTCCTTACATGAGTGATGGAGGAGATCGTACAGATGTCTACAAGCTATATGCTGTTGTTGTCCATGTGGACATGCTTAATGCCTCGTTTTTTGGTCACTATATCTGTTACGTCAAGGATTTTCGTGGACACTGGTACAGAGTTGATGACTGTAAG GTTACTAGTGTTGATTTGGAAGAGGTACTTTCTCAGGGAGCATATATGCTTCTATATAACAG GGTTTCAGCACGACCTTCATATTTAGTCGATACTGAATCTTCGAGTTCAAGGAAGGAGGAGCCCAGTGCAGTTAATGCAGAAACAGAGCCAAAAGAAGTTGAATGCTCCTCTACCATGGAGTCAATTAATCCCAATAGCAGGTCTCTTTCCCTCCCATGTGATGACTTTTCGCATTTGAGGGTTTCAAGTTGCAAAAGCAAGTCAGCTGGGGCAATTGATCCTCAAGCGGTACCAGCACATTTCAAGGATACTAATGTGGACAATATAGAGTCAAGTTCCAACGGTGTTTTCAGTCATGAAAgtcattcttcttcttttggctTAAATTCTGAAGATTTAAGAGTAGATGCCATGGATGTGGATACGGCAAATGCTCAGTCAAGTTCGTGGGATCGGCAGGACTTCTCTAATTGCAATGGAAAATTGTCTGAAGCCAAGAGAGGAATTCAAGATGATATGAATATTGATGATCCTGAGACATCCTTATCTGTCCCTAAGGCGGTCCCCTGTCTTGATAGTGATTCAGAAGCTGTGCTAAAAGACACAGAAGGTATGAATATAGTTAAATCTGAGCCAAGTTCACTTGCTGCAAAGGATATTAAAGTTTGTGGCAGTATTTGTCCTTGTCCAAGCGAGACATCTTCAGCTACACTGTACAATTGGAAACATGAAACACCATTTAACGGAttggatgatgatgaaaatggTTTCAAAAGAGTTGGaatagaagaagaaatttccCAATAA
- the LOC102607663 gene encoding UDP-galactose/UDP-glucose transporter 7 isoform X2, whose protein sequence is MGTEQISSTVGLFAALSYGVSSMAMVFINKAVIMQYAHSMTLLTLQQLATALLIQAGRQMGYTKSKAIDLMTAKKLLPVSLFYNANVAFALASLKGVNIPMYIAIKRLTPLAVLVAGFFSGKGKPTTQVTLSVLLTATGCVIAALGDFSFDLSGYSMALTSVFFQTMYLVLVEKSGAEDGLSSVEIMFYNSFLSLPFLVFLIIVTGEFPGSLSLLFSKSNSFSFLVILILSLVMGIILNFTMFLCTIVNSALTTTIVGVLKGVGSTTLGFVVLGGVQVRALNVTGLLINTAGGVWYSYAKYQQKKKKLPKSDVEAYRK, encoded by the exons ATGGGTACAGAACAGATTTCTTCAACTGTAGG TTTGTTTGCTGCCTTATCATATGGGGTTTCTTCAATGGCAATGGTTTTCATTAATAAGGCAGTTATCATGCAGTATGCTCACTCGATGACCCTCCTTACTTTACAG CAATTGGCGACCGCGTTGCTTATACAAGCTGGTCGACAAATGGGATATACAAAATCCAAAGCAATAGATTTGATGACAGCTAAAAAGCTTCTGCCAGTTTCACTTTTTTACAATGCTAATGTGGCATTTGCTCTGGCAAGCTTGAAAGGGGTCAACATTCCAATGTACATTGCTATAAAACGACTCACACCACTTGCGGTGCTGGTTGCTGGGTTCTTTTCAGGAAAGGGAAAACCTACAACTCAG GTAACACTTTCAGTTCTATTGACTGCTACTGGGTGTGTTATAGCAGCTCTGGGAGATTTTTCTTTCGACCTCTCTGGGTACAGCATGGCCCTGACCTCTGTTTTTTTCCAG ACCATGTACCTTGTATTAGTTGAGAAATCTGGTGCAGAGGATGGGCTTTCTTCAGTTGAGATAATGTTCTATAACAGCTTCCTTTCTCTTCCATTTTTGGTATTTCTCATCATAGTTACAGGAGAGTTTCCCGGCtcattgtcattattattttcaaag AGTaactccttttcttttttggtgatccttattctttctttggtgaTGGGCATCATTCTCAACTTTACCATGTTCTTATGTACCATTGTCAATTCTGCTCTAACCACAACAATTGTTGGAGTCCTCAAAGGCGTTGGGTCCACG ACCCTTGGTTTTGTCGTGCTGGGTGGTGTGCAAGTGCGTGCTTTGAATGTGACTGGATTACTTATTAACACAGCTGGTGGTGTATGGTAttcatacgcaaaatatcagcaaaagaagaagaaattaccAAAATCTGATGTGGAGGCTTATCGTAAATAG